The window CCGGCCGCGCGTTCTATATGTACTCCGAACGAACAGTTCGATATGGCTGCGATCGAACTCGAAGGGGTTTCGAAGGACTACGGGGAGGTCCTCGCCGTCGACGATGTCAGCTTCGACGTCGAGGAGGGGGAAATCTTCGGCTACCTCGGGCCGAACGGTGCCGGCAAGACGACGACGATCCGCGCGCTGCTGGGCCTCATCTCACCGACCGCGGGGACGGCCCGGGTGCTCGGGCGCGAGGTAACCGACGAGCGCGCCCTGATCGAAGCCAAGCGACGGATCGGCTACCTGCCGGACAGTCCGGCGTTCGACGAATCGGTGACGGGAAGGGAAATCGTCGACCTCCACGCCCGGATCAAAGGCGACGAACGCAGCGAGGAACTCCTCGAGTTGTTCGAGCCGCCGCTCTCCCGGAAGATCCGGGACTACTCCCACGGGAACGTCAAGAAGCTCGGGCTGGTGACGGCGTTCATGCACGATCCCGACCTGGTGATTCTGGACGAACCGACGGGCGGGCTCGACCCGCTGATGAAACAGCGCTTCGCCGAATTCCTTCGGGACGAGAAAGCGCGGGGTGTGACGGTGTTTCTCTCCTCGCACATCCTGGGGGAGGTACGACGGCTCTGCGACCGGGTGGGGATCATCCGGAACGGCCGACTCGTCACCGTCGAGCCGGTCGAGGCCCTGCTCGACAGGAGCGGCAAGGTGGTACGGCTGCGGGCCGCGGAGCCGATCCCGCGGTCGGCCCTGGACCTCGAGGGGGTCTACGACCTCGAGACGAGCCTGTCGGGGGGCGGAGACGCCTCCAGTGGGCCACGGTCGGGGGCGGAACCGGGTCGAGCGGGCGACGGCCCCAGCGATTCAGGGGTCACCACCGAAGCGACCGTCGAGGGAGAGCGCCGGTCCGGGTCGGAGACGACGGCCGAGTCAGCGGCCGCGTTCACCGAGTGTACGTTCACCTTCACCGGTGACGTCAACGCCCTGCTCGAGCGCGTGCGCGAGTACCGGTTGCTCGACCTCACGATCGAGGAGGCGCCCCTCGAGGACGTGTTCCTGCGGTTCTACGGCGAGGGCGATG of the Halobiforma lacisalsi AJ5 genome contains:
- a CDS encoding ABC transporter ATP-binding protein, with the translated sequence MAAIELEGVSKDYGEVLAVDDVSFDVEEGEIFGYLGPNGAGKTTTIRALLGLISPTAGTARVLGREVTDERALIEAKRRIGYLPDSPAFDESVTGREIVDLHARIKGDERSEELLELFEPPLSRKIRDYSHGNVKKLGLVTAFMHDPDLVILDEPTGGLDPLMKQRFAEFLRDEKARGVTVFLSSHILGEVRRLCDRVGIIRNGRLVTVEPVEALLDRSGKVVRLRAAEPIPRSALDLEGVYDLETSLSGGGDASSGPRSGAEPGRAGDGPSDSGVTTEATVEGERRSGSETTAESAAAFTECTFTFTGDVNALLERVREYRLLDLTIEEAPLEDVFLRFYGEGDGDGDGDSDGDGDGDGGGTDA